Below is a window of Lacrimispora xylanolytica DNA.
ATTGGGATCAAATACATTATAGCCATGATAGGCAGATGGCCACTGTTTTCCACTGGAATCCGGTATTCCCCATAGCTGTGGGTCAGACACCGGTGAAATCCAGATTGCGGTATATCCCATTTCCTTAATGTAAGAGATCTTATCTATGATTCCCTGCCAATCACCGCCGTGCATATAACGATAATCTTCTTCTGAGTTCTCTGCATATCGAAAAGCTTCTCCAGTTGCATTATTCGTTTTATCCCCATCATAAAAACGATCAACCATGATCTGATAAATGGACTCTCCCCGAAGACTTTCGGCTGCATTTACCTCCATTGAAGGCAACAGTGGCATTGTCATAATAAAACAAAGTACAAAGCTTACAATACGTTTTAACATCTTTTTCACTACTATTTCCCCTTCCTTCTCCATTCTTGATATGTTGTTTCCTATTTTATAAAATACCGGTATTTATAAGCAAATTATAACAATACCACTCCTAATTACAAAGTTTTTTTATACATATTGCTTGATTTTTTTAGGTAAACGATATACTATTCTAATGGAGTTTAAGAAAGGGGTGTCCAATGGCTGTAACAATAAAAGATGTTGCCAGGGAAGCCGGAGTATCCACGGCTACGGTATCTAAAATACTGAACAACAAGCCTTATATTTCAGAGAGTACGACTCAGCGTGTCATGGAAGTAATGAAACGTCTCAATTATCATCCCAATGCACAAGCCAGTAATTTCAAATGCAAACGTACCGGAAACATTATCTTTCTTGCTGTTACGGAAATGCATACTGCCTTTCATAACCCTCACATGTTTGAAATTCTATGCGGTGCCCAAAATGTAATCCGGGACAAAAACTATAATCTGTCTTTCTTGGGCGTATCTGACAAACAAGATGCTTTTGATTCAGCTAATAAAGTAGTGGGTTGTAACACGGCTGATGGTATTTTGGTCCATGGCTCTGCTACATCAAGGGCATTGATTGACTTTTTATCTAAAAACAACTTTCCACACATTATTATCGGGAGACCCCCATTTGCCAGTCCCTCTTCCTGGATCGATACCAACAATCGTGTTTCTGGTCAAATGGCAATGGAATATTTGGAGAAATGCGGTTATTCTCAAATCGCTTTTATCGGAGGACCTAAAAGCGATGAAATATCAAGGCACCGCCTGCAAGGTTTTGTATCGTATATGAATATTAATGGGCTCACCATACAAGATGATTTTATAAAATACGGTACCTATACAAAAGAAAGCGGATTTTTAATGATGGAGGAACTCCTAAGTCAACCCACTCTCCCCGATGCCGTTATATGTGAAAATAATCAGATTGCAATGGGGGCCGTTGGGGCAATAGAAAAACATCAATTAGCCATCCCAAAGGATATGGGTCTCATTACCTTTGACGATTATCCTCTCTCACAGCTCATTGATCCTCCTCTTACTGTGATTGATATAGATGTCCATGAAATGGGGAAACAGGCGGCTTCTATCTTATTGAGGAAGATAAAAAATCCGGGACTTCAGGTTCAATCCTTTGTTACTCTTCCGAATCTGATTGTCCGATCATCAACCAGAAAACAAAAATAAGTGGGATGAAGCCTCATTTAAAACCAATTGACAAAGTTTGCTTATGTTGAGTTATTATTTAGAGAAAT
It encodes the following:
- a CDS encoding LacI family DNA-binding transcriptional regulator, giving the protein MAVTIKDVAREAGVSTATVSKILNNKPYISESTTQRVMEVMKRLNYHPNAQASNFKCKRTGNIIFLAVTEMHTAFHNPHMFEILCGAQNVIRDKNYNLSFLGVSDKQDAFDSANKVVGCNTADGILVHGSATSRALIDFLSKNNFPHIIIGRPPFASPSSWIDTNNRVSGQMAMEYLEKCGYSQIAFIGGPKSDEISRHRLQGFVSYMNINGLTIQDDFIKYGTYTKESGFLMMEELLSQPTLPDAVICENNQIAMGAVGAIEKHQLAIPKDMGLITFDDYPLSQLIDPPLTVIDIDVHEMGKQAASILLRKIKNPGLQVQSFVTLPNLIVRSSTRKQK